Proteins encoded by one window of Cryptococcus gattii WM276 chromosome K, complete sequence:
- a CDS encoding Copper ion transporter, putative (Similar to TIGR gene model, INSD accession AAW46226.1) — MDHGDHSGHTMPGMDMPACSMNMLWNNQVADTCVVFRSWHISGTWTMILSCLVIIGISLFYSYLLHYIKDYDRHIAAAIYSSTQQGRRERDVSPAGTGLIPPIPAAYGGIESGAFGRIGTDVLIIIRLASTRLPLNLRLIRAGLYAVTVAISFWLMLVAMTYNTYLFSSIVVGAFFGHMIYEDEMDVG, encoded by the exons ATGGACCACGGAGACCACTCGGGACACACTATGCCTGGCATGGACATGCCCGCTTGCTCA ATGAATATGCTGTGGAATAACCAAGTCGCAGACACATGTGTTGTTTTCCGCTCATGGCATATCTCGGGTACTTGGACCATGATTCTTTCCTG CCTCGTCATCATTGGCATCTCCCTTTTCTATTcatatcttcttcattaTATCAAGGACTACGATCGTCATATCGCCGCTGCCATTTATTCCTCTACGCAGCAAGGTCGAAGGGAAAGAGACGTCAGCCCTGCTGGAACAGGTCTCATACCACCTATCCCAGCTGCATATGGTGGGATTGAATCAGGCGCTTTTGGCAGGATTGGAAC AGACGTGCTCATTATCATTCGACTTGCCAGTACTAGATTGCCGCTTAATTTGAGACTTATTAGGGCTGGACTTTATGCTGTTACCGTAGCCATCTCCTTCTGG CTCATGCTTGTCGCCATGACTTACAACACGTACCTCTTCAGTTCCATCGTCGTTGGTGCTTTCTTCGGCCATATGATATatgaagatgagatggaCGTCGGGTAA
- a CDS encoding uncharacterized protein (Similar to TIGR gene model, INSD accession AAW46172.1), producing the protein MSAITLPPAFPVVGIPLFATFALNTYQQILVSKARKESGIKYPTLYAPEAEAAVDARKMKFNCCQRAHANTLENVPYVLGLFGFLSVFHPKVASAAMLMWIVGRFHYTAGYASGDPEKRINTIYKISYLGLFTLVFGTLGVAVQKSYSVLF; encoded by the exons ATGTCTGCCATCACCCTTCCTCCCGCTTTCCCTGTCGTCGGTATCCCTCTTTTCGCTACCTTTGCTCTCAAC ACTTATCAGCAAATCCTTGTCTCGAAGGCCCGTAAGGAGTCTGGCATCAAGTACCCTACATTATATGCCCCGGAGGCCGAGGCTGCTGTCGATGCCAGAAAGATG AAATTCAACTGCTGCCAGCGTGCTCACGCCAACACTCTCGAGAATGTTCCCTACGTTCTCGGTCTCTTTGGTTTCCTCA GTGTTTTCCACCCCAAGGTCGCCTCCGCTGCTATGCTTATGTGGATTGTTGGCCGCTTCCATTATACC GCGGGCTACGCTTCCGGTGACCCTGAAAAGCGC ATCAACACCATCTACAAGATCTCTTACCTCGGTCTTTTCA CTCTTGTCTTCGGAACTCTTGGTGTTGCAGTTCAGAAGAGCTATTCTGTGCTCTTCTAA
- a CDS encoding Membrane glycoprotein spo14, putative (Similar to TIGR gene model, INSD accession AAW46170.1): MTRTAHHPHPTPSFPVYCLDWADDAKLVLGGGGGATRSGIQNKLKLCKVSKDGKDLSYLIELALSNDEDAPMTMAIDKETKSIVTGINASSSAVQAGNNDHCRVYSFSDNGIELVRGRKTIEADWSDDYPYQVGPSKILAAVNHTDRKIQKFTVLSPSSKLLAVGSTDDRVSILHFPSLEPAVPAFSTDSELVDLDWGGPEGEWLTVSTTRALLLYQHSSGGTALTLKQTIYPPSFDIVPATFRSARFSRNPSTSLNIHAVLNSTKSAKRGTGRKAWVCTFGVVAGPSQAKLTEEEKATAKSEEEKGKKKETASDPQEDVGKWDVLIKREVAGKPVTVFDVSSDGRLLSYGCSDLSIGILDSKTLAVSISRLLSRQFTQISLKPLLKILHAHSFPPTALKFNPSASLLVSASADNTVRAIVVPANFGGLSTPIIILLLTFLVLILALALKR; the protein is encoded by the exons ATGACAAGGACAGCCCATCACCCTCACCCAACCCCTTCATTTCCAGTGTACTGCCTTGACTGGGCTGACGATGCTAAACTGGTCCTTGGAGGTGGTGGCGGAGCAACCCGAAGCGGTATTCAGAACAAGCTG AAATTGTGCAAAGTATCGAAGGATGGGAAAGACTTGAGCTATTTAATTGAACTCGCCCTCAGTAATGATGAAGATGCGCCGATGACTATGGCTATCGACAAAGAG ACCAAGAGCATAGTCACGGGCATCAATGCTTCTTCGTCGGCTGTTCAAGCTGGAAATAATGACCACTGCAGAGTTTATTCATTCAGTGATAATGG GATTGAGCTAGTCAGAGGGCGGAAAACCATAGAGGCTGATTGGTCCGACGACTATCCTTACCAAGTGGGTCCATCAAAAATCCTTGCTGCTGTCAACCATACTGATAGAAAAATACAGAAATTCACCGTCTTGTCGCCCTCATCCAAGCTGCTCGCGGTTGGAAGTACCGATGATAGAGTGTCCATCCTACATTTTCCTTCGCTTGAACCTGCAGTCCCCGCATTTTCCACAGATTCTGAACTCGTGGATCTTGACTGGGGAGGCCCTGAGGGCGAATGG TTGACTGTGTCCACCACAAGAGCGCTCTTACTCTACCAGCATTCCTCTGGGGGAACGGCCCTAACGCTGAAGCAAACGATTTACCCCCCAAGTTTTGACATCGTCCCAGCCACATTTCGTTCAGCCCGTTTTTCCCGTAACCCTTCAACATCTTTGAACATTCACGCTGTACTGAACTCTACCAAATCCGCAAAGCGAGGTACGGGAAGAAAGGCATGGGTATGCACCTTTGGAGTTGTTGCAGGACCGAGTCAAGCGAAATTGAccgaggaggagaaggctACAGCGAAGAGcgaagaggagaaaggaaagaagaaggagacAGCGAGCGATCCTCAAGAGGACGTGGGAAAATGGGATGTTCTGATCAAGAGAGAAGTTGCGGGAAAGCCCGTAACGGTATTCGATGTCAG CTCTGATGGGAGGCTCCTCTCATATGGATGCTCTGATCTTTCGATCGGCATTCTGGACTCCAAAACTTTGGCAGTAAGTATTTCTCGATTGTTGAGTCGACAGTTCACTCAAATATCTTTAAAGCCCCTCCTCAAAATACTTCATGCGCATTCATTCCCTCCCACTGCTCTCAAATTCAATCCTTCGGCTTCCCTTCTTGTGTCTGCGAGTGCCGACAACACTGTTCGCGCCATCGTTGTACCTGCGAACTTTGGTGGAC TATCGACACCTATCATCATATTATTGTTGACATTCTTGGTGTTGATTTTAGCCTTGGCTCTCAAACGGTGA
- a CDS encoding Vacuolar acidification-related protein, putative (Similar to TIGR gene model, INSD accession AAW46173.1), with translation MSLRLRQAVPGQPSHYSSQNTAGIAVNGAAYVVYPSASNVVLLTPEQELVETLQFWLALPHRASSSLTDTVAGVLCSSDDGYILAWSSIYIVLWKYQPRKAKAHSDWTVHSVVIASSPVSCMDFREGTLALGTMKGIEYWRMNPTSEVVVWDRLWEQFMPVPVSVRISPTSGHLAWFSQNQKSGYILTIDGKGQPVGVAQDIRHPREIQWIGWRNSAPGSDPFLYTITKNSVLRIYSPVLDDPVWFQLLYSLDHRSFNRDAHATSPKTKGKEPQSSQYGVMWVWDAKVLKAGARKELEKIKDCGEIQKMKDGVTILESMEAEESDVVAWIGPDGSITLRSILNMDRKPPTLLKSLPLAKSILPSISNSSHWSPQAQLLSISSSSPSHAILLPPTHAHNRISSLYVSLAKLLSSKLQSISPTSSSSLGEVSHIQLENNLSGFVRTPNGRGLLAMAENGEIATWYKQQLSVRPRLWHTAPKSLLGKGHWHTTTPPSQAAMFSKGRGIVFYTNPPDAPATITLQHLDPGCSVPCTSVTLPHFSPQDNDEIEMLLAVSNIDDGFDDRGRRTQRAIIMAATRSGEAWVWRVISRMQNSETQAEQSDEPDEKPTIALVSHYRLPLKSVPRMIIPVDPMGWHQNVIDWETDTPLQDMVLTVSEDGDLEFWTPKLGQHVIGKDTEGGFNGEAVRHPDRACEMKENDHTHEKQGGGEDEPWVRTGIVRTGRKNAIMARCSSRKKTVLICELEDGRHEMTIWDSKVSEFSTGLELTKVHDLGEKIQDLDWTTTSDLQSVLAVGFPHRILLICEQRMSYVERTPGWAPFLTIDMFSYTSIPIRDSIWLAGGSLAVGTGNQIYLFSRFLDREDKEEDGEAEDIFQLIAQENGPLLDYHPILLGQCLLWDKANLVKSILLRLAKALKKCEEEGKMRLTFERLDPAEFYTTKTVTKRPKTVNFHPDFGMVRLWLSLFRVRENMKIYLPRLRLWRTGVRDTQDDLTEKVVTALEDRLCGPVHIPISPAETSFLATVARVTLEVDRQRRSLDISGTRYLISIRMYVNWDRLSITSGTVTPSSDSELRQMPKPRGASHFSFRNIVWAMHSDSQELLLEATSQCCKNGKMLWEDAKKLGVFLWLKSAETARSQLEVIAKNRFLADDDRDPTSCSLIFFALGKTKVVHGLWRQAPGHKEQKLMLKFLTNDFTLDRWKTAAMKNAYALLSKLRYEYAAAFFMLAGQPEDGINICLRQLNDWQLGLALARVVEGRTDGPIYRRIVSEIVLPLAFKGGHRWLGTWAFWMLGRRDLAARVLISPMVDVANDYSPEKPMRVGNPENDDPSLLLMFQHLKSKSLQAAKGTSEVSTKLEFDFVLHNARVFFRMGCHDLALDLLRSWSFERPSFPMDVLGESTRSSRFATPSVDDSGKVTTPEILDGDIKIEEPGIIIEEKEPSSSPNAEKKIGNFLKSVKQDTQQGGMEFNMDNFF, from the exons ATGTCTCTCCGCCTAAGACAGGCTGTCCCAGGTCAGCCTTCTCATTATTCCTCACAAAACACTGCAGGAATAGCCGTCAATGGTGCAGCATACGTC GTGTATCCCTCGGCATCAAATGTGGTGCTCCTTACTCCGGAACAGGAACTCGTAGAGACTCTCCAGTTCTGGCTTGCATTACCGCATCGAGCATCGTCGTCGTTAACAGACACTGTGGCGGGTGTCCTTTGTAGCTCTGATGATGGATAT ATACTAGCATGGAGCAGCATCTATATTGTGCTTTGGAAGTACCAGCCTCGCAAAGCAAAGGCCCATAGCGATTGGACAGTCCATTCAGTTGTCATAGCTTCTTCACCCGTGTCATGTATGGATTTCCGCGAGG GTACCCTTGCGCTTGGTACAATGAAAGGTATAGAATACTGGCGCATGAACCCTACATCCGAAGTTGTAGTTTGGGACAGACTTTGGGAGCAATTTATGCCTGTGCCCGTTAGCGTCCGGATTTCTCCTACTTCAGGGCATCTTGCATGGTTCAGTCAG AACCAAAAGTCTGGGTATATTCTTACTATCGACGGAAAAGGACAACCAGTGGGCGTCGCTCAAGATATACGGCATCCCAGAGAGATCCAGTGGATCGGATGGCGTAATTCTGCTCCAGGGAGTGATCCATTCCTTTACACGATCACAAAGAACTCGGTGCTCCGAATCTACTCTCCcgtccttgacgatcctGTATGGTTCCAACTACTTTATTCTCTCGACCACAGATCTTTCAATCGAGATGCTCATGCTACCTCGCCCAAAACAAAAGGGAAAGAGCCCCAGTCGAGCCAATACGGTGTCATGTGGGTTTGGGATGCAAAAGTTCTCAAAGCAGGTGCAAGGAAGGAACTAGAGAAGATCAAGGACTGTGGAGAGATACAAAAAATGAAAGATGGAGTAACGATATTAGAGTCCATGGAGGCCGAAGAAAGCGACGTCGTTGCCTGGATCGGTCCTGACGGGAGCATTACATTACGGTCTATTCTT AACATGGACAGAAAACCCCCGACTCTGCTTAAATCCTTGCCTCTGGCAAAATCTATTCTTCCATCCATTTCAAACTCATCCCATTGGTCACCACAAGCTCAACTACTCTCTatatcctcctcctcgccaTCCCATGCAATTTTACTTCCTCCAACCCATGCTCATAACCGCATATCATCTCTCTATGTGTCCTTAGCAAAGCTGCTTTCCTCCAAACTTCAAAGCATTTCCCCGacatcctcttcctctcttgGCGAGGTATCGCATATTCAGCTCGAAAATAACCTCTCTGGTTTCGTTCGTACCCCGAACGGTCGTGGCCTTTTGGCAATGGCAGAGAACGGAGAGATTGCGACCTGGTATAAGCAGCAACTCAGCGTTCGGCCTCGACTATGGCATACCGCTCCTAAATCTCTTCTTGGTAAAGGGCACTGGCATACAACAACTCCACCTAGCCAAGCTGCAATGTTCTCAAAGGGACGAGGGATTGTTTTCTATACAAACCCGCCTGATGCTCCTGCGACCATTACTCTTCAACATCTTGATCCAGGCTGCAGTGTACCTTGCACGTCTGTCACTTTGCCTCATTTTTCTCCTCAAGATAATGATGAGATCGAAATGCTTTTGGCTGTTTCCAATATTGATGACGGTTTTGATGACCGAGGTCGTCGCACCCAGCGAGCCATTATCATGGCTGCGACAAGGTCCGGTGAAGCTTGGGTATGGCGAGTCATATCGAGGATGCAAAATTCAGAGACTCAAGCAGAACAGAGCGATGAACCAGACGAGAAACCAACCATCGCACTCGTCTCGCATTACCGTTTGCCACTGAAGTCTGTACCCCGAATGATTATCCCTGTAGACCCCATGGGCTGGCACCAGAACGTAATTGATTGGGAAACCGATACGCCTTTGCAAGACATGGTTCTCACCGTCTCTGAAGATGGTGATCTCGAATTTTGGACCCCCAAATTGGGACAACATGTCATCGGTAAAGATACCGAAGGAGGATTCAATGGCGAGGCCGTGCGCCACCCTGATAGGGCTTGTGAGATGAAAGAAAATGATCACACGCATGAGAAACAAGGAGGTGGGGAAGATGAACCGTGGGTAAGGACGGGCATAGTTAGAACAGGGAGGAAGAATGCAATCATGGCTAGGTGTAGCtcgaggaagaagacggtTCTGA TATGCGAGTTGGAAGATGGGAGGCATGAGATGACTATTTGGGACTCAAAAGTCAGCGAGTTCTCGACTGGGCTGGAACTAACTAAGGTCCACGA TCTCGGTGAGAAGATTCAGGACTTAGATTGGACTACGACGTCGGATCTCCAGTCCGTCCTCGCTGTCGGCTTTCCGCACCGGATTCTTCTCATCTGCGAGCAGCGCATGTCCTATGTTGAGCGAACTCCTGGATGGGCACCATTCCTCACTATCGACATGTTTTCATACACGTCAATTCCCATCCGCGATTCGATCTGGCTTGCAGGAGGGAGTTTAGCTGTTGGAACAGGTAATCAAATATATCTCTTTAGTCGTTTCCTTGACCGAGAAGAtaaagaagaagatggagaggcGGAAGATATATTCCAGCTGATTGCGCAAGAGAATGGTCCCTTGTTGGACTACCACCCTATCCTACTAGGACAGTGCCTTCTCTGGG ACAAAGCGAATCTTGTCAAAAGCATTCTGTTGCGTTTAGCGAAGGCATTAAAGAAGtgtgaagaggaagggaagatgAGGTTAACATTTGAACGTTTGGATCCTGCGGAGTTTTACACCACGAAGACTGTGACGAAGCGCCCAAAAACGGTGAATTTCCATCCAGATTTCGGAATGGTGAGATTATGGCTAAGCTTGTTCAGGGTGCGAGAAAATATGAAAATTTATTTGCCTCGACTCCGACTCTGGAGGA CTGGTGTTAGGGACACTCAGGATGATTTGACAGAAAAGGTCGTCACCGCATTGGAAGATAGATTATGCGGCCCGGTTCATATCCCCATTTCTCCGGCTGAGACATCATTTTTGGCTACTGTTGCTCGAGTTACTCTTGAG GTCGACCGACAAAGAAGATCACTTGACATATCTGGTACGCGCTACCTTATTTCTATTCGGATGTATGTCAACTGGGATCGCTTGAGTATTACATCTGGTACTGTCACACCCTCCAGCGATTCTGAATTAAGACAGATGCCAAAGCCAAGAGGAGCGAGCCACTTTTCTTTCAGGAACATTGTCTGGGCTATGCACAGTGACAGCCAGGAGTTGCTGCTTGAGGCTACTAGTCAATGCTGTAAGAACGGCAAGATGCTATGGGAAGACGCGAAGAAACTGGGAGTGTTCTTATGGCTCAAATCAGCGGAGACTGCG AGGTCGCAACTGGAGGTTATCGCGAAGAATCGATTTTTGGCAGATGACGATCGAGACCCAACATCTTGTTCTTTAATTTTCTTTGCACTGGGCAAAACGAAAGTCGTCCATGGTCTCTGGCGCCAAGCACCTGGCCACAAGGAGCAGAAGCTTATGCTAAAGTTCTTGACCAATGACTTTACTCTCGACCGATGGAAGACTGCTGCCATGAAGAACGCTTACGCATTGTTGAGTAAACTGCGCTATGAGTATGCAGCTGCATTTTTCATGCTGGCTGGACAACCTGAAGACGGAATCAACATCTGTTTAAGGCAGCTTAATGACTGGCAACTTGGCCTGGCCCTTGCTAGAGTAGTGGAAGGGAGGACAGATGGGCCGATCTATAGGCGAATTGTAAGCGAAATCGTTCTACCGTTGGCATTTAAAGGTGGCCATAGGTGGTTGGGAACGTGGGCTTTCTGGATGTTGGGTAGGAGGGATCTCGCTGCGAGGGTGCTCATT TCCCCGATGGTTGACGTCGCAAACGATTACTCCCCAGAGAAACCTATGCGGGTTGGCAACCCAGAAAACGATGACCCCAGCTTGCTCCTGATGTTCCAGCACCTCAAGTCAAAATCTCTCCAAGCGGCGAAAGGGACCAGCGAGGTTTCCACTAAGCTGGAATTCGACTTCGTTCTACATAATGCCAGAGTCTTCTTTCGCATGG GTTGCCACGACCTCGCCCTTGATCTCCTACGTTCATGGTCATTCGAGCGCCCCTCCTTCCCTATGGATGTATTGGGTGAGAGCACAAGAAGCTCAAGGTTTGCAACGCCTTCCGTTGATGACAGTGGCAAAGTCACTACTCCTGAAATTCTGGATGGAGATATCAAGATTGAAGAACCGGGGATAATTATAGAAGAGAAGGAGCCAAGCTCGTCACCGAACGCAGAGAAAAAGATTGGAAACTTTTTGAAGAGCGTAAAGCAGGACACGCAGCAAGGAGGGATGGAGTTCAACATGGATAACTTCTTTTGA